The following DNA comes from Corynebacterium atrinae.
AAACGCCGCGACTGGTGGTTCGAGCGCCTCCGAGAGGCCCACCAGTACCTGTAACCTGGCCCTATGACTCCGCGCAACCCCGATGACGAGACCCGCTACCTAGGCCCCACGGGCTCATCCTCTGGCTCCTCTGCTGGGCAGGAGCGGCCGCGCCAATACTTCCCCGGAGAACACGACCCGGATTACCACTACGAGCCTCCGGCCCCTCAGTACCCTCAGTACGAGGCCCCCGCCCCGAGCGCCCCGGCCCCGCAACGCGGCGGCACCTCGATGCTGCTGGGCATCCTATTCGGCCTTGCCATTCTCGCCGCCGTGGCCTTCTTCTTCCTCTGGCGCTCCGCGGCCGGAAACCTTGCCGAGGAAAGAGCCACCGTTCCCACCACCCCGCCCCCGGTGACGGTGACCAGCGTGGTCACCCAGACCCAAACCTCCACGGTGACGGAGACCTCGCGCGTCCTCCCCACCGCGATCCCTTCCCAGCTCCCCGACATCGGCGGCTGGATTGATTCGCTCACCGGCGGTCAGGCCGAGCCCACGCCAGCTCAGTAGACTAGACCACCATGTCGATCAATCCTCCGTCCATGGAACTGGCCCAGCGGGTCGCCGAGCAACTATCCCGCCACCTCAGCGACGTCGTTGTCTGCCCCGGATCGAGGAACTCCCCGCTCAGCCTGGCTCTGCTGGCCCGCCCGGACATCAGGGTCCACGTCCGCCTGGACGAGCGCTCGGCAGCCTTCTTGGCGCTCGGGATGGCCCGGGTCCAGGGCCGCCACGTGGGCGTGGTCATGACCTCCGGGACCGCCGTGGCCAACGCCCTGCCCGCGATGATCGAGGCCCACTATGCCCACGTGCCGCTCGCCGTGATCAGCGCGGATCGACCTCGCCGCCTGCAGGGGACCGGTGCGAGCCAGACCATCGACCAGGTGGGCTTATTCGGCGTCTATGCCGACACGATCACCATCGCCCAGGGCGAGGACATCCCCGACCTGGCAGCGGCCTTCACCTCGCGGGGCCAGGTCCACGTCAACGTCGAGCTGGACAATCCGCTCGTGGGCGACCAGCTCCCCGAACCGGCCCAGAGTTGGACCCTGCACCGTGCCCCCATGCCCGCCCCGGTTGACCACGGGGAAGTGGCGGTGGATCTCAGCCGGAACACCCTCGTCATCGCCGGCGATGAGGCCTGGGCCGTCGACGGCCTCGACGACGTCCCCACCTTCGCCGAGCCGACCGCCCCTGCGCCCTATCGCCCCATCCACCCGCTGGCGGCCGCCATCTTCCGCAAGACCCAGGTCAGCGCCAACGACTATGTAGTGCAGACCAAGCCCGAGCAGGTCATCGTGGTCGGCCACCCGACCATGCACCGCGACGTCCTGGCGATCATGAGCGACCCGGACATCGAGCTCATCACCTTAAGCCGCACCCCGGACTTCACCGATCCGCGCCCCAATTCGCACCGCGGCACCACCGTCAAGGTCACCGGGCAGCCGAGCAAGCAGTGGCTGAAGATCTGCGAGGCGGCCTCCGATCTCGCTGCCGACGCCGTCCGCACCGCCCTGGAGGACCCCGAACACGGCTTCACCGGGCTGCACGCGGCCGCCGCCGTCGCCGACACCCTCGGCACGGATGACCACCTGGTCCTCGGCGCGTCAAACCCCGTCCGCGATGCTTCCTTCGTGGGCCTGCCCTTCGATGGCGTCACCACGTACGCCCCCCGCGGCGCCGCCGGTATCGACGGCACCGTTTCCCAGGCCATCGGCGTCGCCCTGGCTACCCAGGCCGCGCACCCCGATGAGCCCCGCGCGCCCCGCACCGTCGCCCTCATCGGCGACGTCACGTTTCTCCACGACGTCGGCGGCCTGCTCATCGGCCCCACCGAGCCACACCCGGAGAACCTCACCATCGTCGTGGCCAACGACGATGGCTGCGGCATCTTCGAAACCTTGGAGATCGGCGCCGAGCCGCTCCGCGCTGACTTTGAGCGTGCCTTCGGTACGCCCCACGGGGCGTCGATAAGCGATCTTTGCGCCGGTTACGGCGTCAACCACCGCCTGGCCTCCACCACCCAAGAGCTTATCGACGCCCTCCTCGACACCACCGAAACCCCCTCCGGGTTGAGCGTCATCGAGGCGCGCACCACGCGCGCCTCCCGCCGCGCCCTGCACGCCGCGCTCCAGGTCGGGCTGTGAGGGCGACCCTTCGCCGCCGACTGCGCCAACTGGTTATGGCGCTGTTCATCGCCGCGCTCCTCGGAAGCACCAGCCTCGTGGCCGGGGCCTGGCTCGACGACCGTGCCATCGACGCCAACCCCGGCCGAGCACTAGCCACCGTGACCGGCGTGTCCACCTTCCGCACGACCGTCGATTTCCGCGACAGCGAGGGCATCTACCACTCGCCGCCGACCGGGCTGCTCTACCCAACCGGCCTGGGGGAGGGGCAGCGAGTCTGGGTGAACTACTCCACCGCCGACCCCGACCTCGTCAAAGTTGAGGGCCGCCGCTGGACCCTCTCCATCATCCCCGCGCTCAGCTTGGCCGTGGTCTCTGTACTTATTGCCGGACTATTGTGGTGGGCGGTGAGCTTTTTCACCCGACCCCGGTTCACCAAAAGTTAGCCAAGTGTCAACGCTCCGCTCAAGACGACGTTGCCTGAGGAAGGAACGATAGCCGCATGCGTGTCGCGATAGTTGCCGAGTCCTTCCTGCCCAACGTCAACGGTGTTACCAATTCCGTCCTCCGCGTTTTGGAACACCTCCACCGGGAAGGCCACGAAGCGGTGGTCATCGCCCCGGGCGCCCGAGACTTCCAGGAAGAGATCGGCGAGTACCTCGGCTTCGAGATCATCCGCGTGCCCACCGTCCGCATCCCCCTCATCGATTCCCTCCCCGTGGGCATCCCCAACACCACCGTCGCCGACGAACTCCGCGCCTTCCGCCCCGACATTGTCCACCTGGCCAGCCCCTTCGTCCTCGGGGCCGCCGGAGCCTTCGCCGCCCGCCAACTCCGCGTGCCCGCCGTCGCCGTCTACCAAACTGACATCGCTGGCTTCGCCACCAAGTACCACCTGAGCCCCCTCGCTGCGGCCGCCTGGGACTGGACCCGCACGATCCACAACACCTGCCAGCGCACCCTCGCGCCCTCCTCTCTCACCATCGCTGATCTGCGCAAACACGGCATCCAGCATGTCCGCCACTGGGGTCGCGGCGTCGACGCCTTGCGCTTCGATCCCCAGAAGAGGTCCTCTCAGCTGCGCCGTCAGTGGGATCCCAGCGGGCGCCGGAAGATCGTCGGCTTCGTCGGGCGCCTCGCCTCGGAAAAGGGAGTCCACCGTCTTGCAGCACTGGCCAACCGTCGCGACATCCAACTGGTCATCATCGGCGATGGCCCCTCCCGCGGCGAGCTGGAGTCCCTTATGCCCGGCGCCATCTTCACCGGCGCGCTCGGGGGAGAGGAGCTGGCCCAGGCCTACGCCTCCCTCGACCTTTTCGTGCATACCGGCGAATTTGAAACCTTCTGCCAGGCCATCCAAGAAGCCCAAGCCTCCGGCGTCCCCACCATTGGCCCCCGCGCTGGCGGGCCCGTCGACCTCATCCAGGAGCGCTACAACGGCCTGCTTCTCGACGTCGACACCTTCAGCACTGACCTTCCCGCTGCCGCCGAGTGGCTCCTTCACCCGCAACGCCACGATCAACTCCGGCTCAACGCCCGAATCTCGGTGCGCTCCAAGACCTGGGAATCGCTCTGCGACCAGCTCATGGGCTACTACGGAGAAGTCCTCGAGGAATCCCAGCGCGTCCCCCTCACCTTCTTCGGCCCCCGCCCCGAACTTCCCCTCTGGGCAGCGAAGGCACTCGGCGCGCGAGTGGCTTAAAGCAGGCTCTCGCCTAGACTCACAGTGTGGCTAAGGCAGACCTAGACAAAAACCCCTTCGATGTGGCGTCCATGTTCGACGCCGTCGGTGAGAAGTACGACCTGACCAACACGGTCCTCTCCTTCGGGCAGGACCGCCGCTGGCGCCGCCGCACCCGCGAACGGCTCAACCTGCAGCCGGGGGAGAGAGTCCTTGACTTGGCTGCGGGGACCGCTGTGTCTACCGTCGAGCTCTCCAAATCCGGAGCATGGTGCGTGGCCTGCGATTTCTCCCAGGGGATGCTGGCCGCGGGGCGCGATCGGAACGTGCCCAAGGTCGTCGGCGACGGCATGAATCTCCCCTTCGAGGACAACTCCTTCGACGCCGTCACCATTTCCTACGGCCTGCGCAACATCCAGGATCATGAGGCCGCCCTGCGGGAGATGTCGCGGGTGACCAAGCCGGGAGGCCGGCTCACCATCGCCGAGTTCTCCACCCCGGTGGTCCCCGTGTTCTCCACGGTGTACAAGGAATACCTCATGCGGCTCATCCCGCCGATTGCCCGCGCGGTGTCCTCTAACCCGGAGGCCTACATCTACCTGGCGGAATCCATT
Coding sequences within:
- the menD gene encoding 2-succinyl-5-enolpyruvyl-6-hydroxy-3-cyclohexene-1-carboxylic-acid synthase, which encodes MSINPPSMELAQRVAEQLSRHLSDVVVCPGSRNSPLSLALLARPDIRVHVRLDERSAAFLALGMARVQGRHVGVVMTSGTAVANALPAMIEAHYAHVPLAVISADRPRRLQGTGASQTIDQVGLFGVYADTITIAQGEDIPDLAAAFTSRGQVHVNVELDNPLVGDQLPEPAQSWTLHRAPMPAPVDHGEVAVDLSRNTLVIAGDEAWAVDGLDDVPTFAEPTAPAPYRPIHPLAAAIFRKTQVSANDYVVQTKPEQVIVVGHPTMHRDVLAIMSDPDIELITLSRTPDFTDPRPNSHRGTTVKVTGQPSKQWLKICEAASDLAADAVRTALEDPEHGFTGLHAAAAVADTLGTDDHLVLGASNPVRDASFVGLPFDGVTTYAPRGAAGIDGTVSQAIGVALATQAAHPDEPRAPRTVALIGDVTFLHDVGGLLIGPTEPHPENLTIVVANDDGCGIFETLEIGAEPLRADFERAFGTPHGASISDLCAGYGVNHRLASTTQELIDALLDTTETPSGLSVIEARTTRASRRALHAALQVGL
- a CDS encoding DUF3592 domain-containing protein codes for the protein MALFIAALLGSTSLVAGAWLDDRAIDANPGRALATVTGVSTFRTTVDFRDSEGIYHSPPTGLLYPTGLGEGQRVWVNYSTADPDLVKVEGRRWTLSIIPALSLAVVSVLIAGLLWWAVSFFTRPRFTKS
- a CDS encoding glycosyltransferase family 4 protein, which gives rise to MRVAIVAESFLPNVNGVTNSVLRVLEHLHREGHEAVVIAPGARDFQEEIGEYLGFEIIRVPTVRIPLIDSLPVGIPNTTVADELRAFRPDIVHLASPFVLGAAGAFAARQLRVPAVAVYQTDIAGFATKYHLSPLAAAAWDWTRTIHNTCQRTLAPSSLTIADLRKHGIQHVRHWGRGVDALRFDPQKRSSQLRRQWDPSGRRKIVGFVGRLASEKGVHRLAALANRRDIQLVIIGDGPSRGELESLMPGAIFTGALGGEELAQAYASLDLFVHTGEFETFCQAIQEAQASGVPTIGPRAGGPVDLIQERYNGLLLDVDTFSTDLPAAAEWLLHPQRHDQLRLNARISVRSKTWESLCDQLMGYYGEVLEESQRVPLTFFGPRPELPLWAAKALGARVA
- a CDS encoding demethylmenaquinone methyltransferase, whose amino-acid sequence is MAKADLDKNPFDVASMFDAVGEKYDLTNTVLSFGQDRRWRRRTRERLNLQPGERVLDLAAGTAVSTVELSKSGAWCVACDFSQGMLAAGRDRNVPKVVGDGMNLPFEDNSFDAVTISYGLRNIQDHEAALREMSRVTKPGGRLTIAEFSTPVVPVFSTVYKEYLMRLIPPIARAVSSNPEAYIYLAESIREWPGQEELARRINANGWSEAGWQNLSLGIVAMHSALKPHSLTT